The Pelagicoccus albus genome includes the window TGGTGATATTGGCGGGTGCTCCGTTTGACGAATACAAGCCGAAGGTTGCTGAGTTGGGACTGGAGAATACTGTAATGGTTCGGGAGAATGGGTATCCGATTGAGAACTACATCGAGGCGAGCGACCTGTGCCTGTACACTTCGCGGACGGAGAGTTTTTGTCTCAGCATTTTGGAGGCAATGTTTCTGGGCAAGGCTTCGATAGCCTTCCGGGTGGGAGGTATTCCTGAAGTTATGGAGGAAGGGGAGTCCGGTCTTTTGTGCGATTTTGGGGACTGCCAAGCGATGGCAGACGCCATTGACGACATGGTGGAACGACCGGAAGAGGCGGCTCGTCTCGGTCGAAACGCCCGAAAACGGGCGGAGTCGAGCTTTACCGCTAAACGTATCGTTCCGGGTTATCTCCGTTGCTACAGCGACGCTCTCTCGGTGTGATTGCTCGGGCTGTTTAAGTACTGTCCGAATTTTTTCTACGTAAAAAACATAGCTTGGTACTCGCATTGTGTGAGTAGCCGGTTTGAATTTCGGGCATGTGTTTGTCCGATACCTCTACCCCGATCGAGACGCTTAAGCAGAGAGCTCTAGCCTCAGCGGAAGAGAGGGATTGGGGCCAGTTTCATTCCCTTAAGAATCTGAGCATCGCTCTTGCTGGAGAGGCGGCGGAGCTTATGGAGCCGTTTCAGTGGCTGGAAGGTACCCAAAGCGATGAGCTTTTGGAAGATGCTAAAAGCCGGGAAGCCGTGGAGGACGAGCTCGCCGACGTGGTGATCTACGCTTTGCAGTTTGCCAACCGTGGAAACATCGACCTCAGCTCAGCGATCGAGCGTAAGATGCGAAAGAACGCTTTTAAGTATCCGGTCGAACTCTCGAAGGGGAGTGCTCGAAAGTTGGGGTTGAGCTCTGACAAGAAATGATAGTCGAATCCAGTTCCAGTCCTCGAATTGAGGATTTGTCCGAAGCTCTGGCCCGCATCTCGATGGCTGAAGGCGTTGGATTGATGCTGGTGTTAGCGTGCGATGCGAATGCTTACAGCCCCGCTGCTATCAATCCAATCCTGCAAAGTTGCCCAATCCCCATTCTGGGTGGCATCTTTCCGCAAGTCATGGCCGGCGGTCGGCTTTTGGAAGAAGGCTACGTCATCCTCGGCTTTCCAACTCAGTCTCAGGTTTTTACAATCCCTCGCTTGAGCGATCCTGATGTCGATTTCGAGTCAGCCCTCGAATCCTTGCCCGTTTCTCTCCCCGGATCGAAAACGATGTTCGTTTTCGTCGACGGTCTTTCTAGCCAGATTAACCGCTTCGTAGAAGAGGTTTTTGCGGTTTTTGGTCTTGAGCAGAACTACATCGGAGGCGGTGCTGGGTCTCTCAGTTTCGAGTCGAAACCGTGCCTTATCACGCCGCAAGGTTTGGTTCGCGAAGCTGCGGTCCTTGCATTTGCCGATTTGGAAATCGGGGTGGGAGTCGCCCATGGCTGGCGAGATTTAGCTGGGCCTTTCGAGGTGACCGAATCGAAGGGGAATGCGATCGCATCGCTCGATTGGAGACCCGCCTGCGAGGTTTACCGGGAGGCCATCGAATCCATCGCGGGCGACAGTTTCGAAGGGGTGGACTTTTTCAACGTGGCTAAGAATTATCCCTTTGGCATAAGCAAACTTGGGACCGAGAAGGTCGTTCGTGATCCGATCGGGGTGAACGAGGACGGAGCTATAATTTGTGTGGGAGAAGTGCCTGAGCATTCTCTAGTCTATATTCTTACGGGCGAACCGGATACCTTGATCGAAGCTTCTGGCCAGGCGTTGAGCCTTGGTTGCCAAGCTGCGAGCTCCGCCGGCGAATCGCGTGGCTGCCTGTTGCTGGACTGCATTTCCCGCTACCTGTTTTTGGGGGAACGATTCGGTGAGGAATTTTTCCAGCTCGCGGAGCGGAGTGGGATGAGTCAGGTCGTGGGAGCTTTGACTTTGGGAGAGATAGCGAACAACCGGAAAGATTATCTGGAGTTCTACAACAAGACCGCGGTAGCGGGAATTTTCGAATCCTGATGCCTCTCGGAACGGAAGCTCTGCAGATCTTTTACGAGATTTCGATGTCTATCGGAAGCGATCTCGATACCCGTTCCATGCTCAAGACCTGCTTAGGCAAGTACTTGCGTAAGCTCAATCTATCAGCCGGCTGTCTGCTGCAGAAATCCAGCGGTTCGGAAGGAGCTGCCATACTAGAGCCGCTTTATCTGTTGCCAAAGCTAGAGGGGGTCAACCGAGCCAAGCAGATTTGCGACCAGCACCTCGCCCCGCGCTACTCCAAGCGTGATTTCATTGCCCTAGAAAAGTCTTTGCCGCTTTGCATCAACGCCGGAGAAAACGAGTTCGCCTATATCTTCTCATTGCCGGATCTCGGGCTCTTGGCCTTGGTGAAAAACGGTACTCCGTTCACCGAGCAAACAGTCCGTTCCTTGGCTCCCTTAAACGCGAAGCTCTCCAATGCTTTGCGGGCTTGCCTGCAGAAAGACGAGCTGGAACGCAGCGAGAAAAGTCTGGAAAAGGCGAATCGTCGCTTGAAGGAGTGGGACACCGATAAGCTCGCATTCATCCAGTATATTTCGCACGAGCTCAATACGCCTCTGAATTGGATCGGAAGCCTCCATATGGTGGAGTTGGACGTGTTGTCGGAGGACAACCGTCGTTGCGTCG containing:
- a CDS encoding nucleotide pyrophosphohydrolase produces the protein MCLSDTSTPIETLKQRALASAEERDWGQFHSLKNLSIALAGEAAELMEPFQWLEGTQSDELLEDAKSREAVEDELADVVIYALQFANRGNIDLSSAIERKMRKNAFKYPVELSKGSARKLGLSSDKK
- a CDS encoding FIST signal transduction protein codes for the protein MIVESSSSPRIEDLSEALARISMAEGVGLMLVLACDANAYSPAAINPILQSCPIPILGGIFPQVMAGGRLLEEGYVILGFPTQSQVFTIPRLSDPDVDFESALESLPVSLPGSKTMFVFVDGLSSQINRFVEEVFAVFGLEQNYIGGGAGSLSFESKPCLITPQGLVREAAVLAFADLEIGVGVAHGWRDLAGPFEVTESKGNAIASLDWRPACEVYREAIESIAGDSFEGVDFFNVAKNYPFGISKLGTEKVVRDPIGVNEDGAIICVGEVPEHSLVYILTGEPDTLIEASGQALSLGCQAASSAGESRGCLLLDCISRYLFLGERFGEEFFQLAERSGMSQVVGALTLGEIANNRKDYLEFYNKTAVAGIFES
- a CDS encoding sensor histidine kinase yields the protein MPLGTEALQIFYEISMSIGSDLDTRSMLKTCLGKYLRKLNLSAGCLLQKSSGSEGAAILEPLYLLPKLEGVNRAKQICDQHLAPRYSKRDFIALEKSLPLCINAGENEFAYIFSLPDLGLLALVKNGTPFTEQTVRSLAPLNAKLSNALRACLQKDELERSEKSLEKANRRLKEWDTDKLAFIQYISHELNTPLNWIGSLHMVELDVLSEDNRRCVEFASKGFRRISKLTKLASDYFEKARVNWPGERREIYLEDLKRALADLYRPLAESKGVRLDFSGTWEGSIFVDEKGLKGVLTTLCSNAIGFSDFQGCVTVSAFPKEQGIEFVIEDEGVGIEPELLESIFKPCQIPEHKRTPGGYGFSLPRARIVSQSNNWSLRATSEGPGKGATFKLRI